A stretch of the Oncorhynchus gorbuscha isolate QuinsamMale2020 ecotype Even-year unplaced genomic scaffold, OgorEven_v1.0 Un_scaffold_460, whole genome shotgun sequence genome encodes the following:
- the LOC124018275 gene encoding metal transporter CNNM1-like gives MAAEDVAARSRTAPLFPRVPFSPARLLFLSLLSLCLIPSPSLALLGFRPEETGGELSVDDGVLKATEGTRFMLRVYYASSPQRLNRTAGARANAAPWIAFIEEPRPGREGQVHPKRNMCMDKNARSSDIEILGSFKSASSQNSVLVEVLAKNLRRGEKMKYYSICAFDGSKWEHYRTRDFWVAVVERGAEPDLWLQVLVSVLLLALSALFSGLNLSLLALDPVELQVLQNSGTDKEQKYARKIESVRRHGNYVLCTLLLGNALINAALAVWMCQILGMTWLSTIICAFGIFFIGEILPHSVASRHGLAIASKTIWVTRLLMVLSFPISYPISKLLDFILHQEISNFYTREKLLEMLRVTDPYHDLVKEELNIIQGALELRTKTVEDVLTPLTDCFMLTSEAVLDFNTMSEIMQSGYTRIPVFENLRSNIVDILFVKDLAFVDPDDCTHLKTITQFYKHPMHCVFNDTKLDAMLEEFKKGKSHLAIVQRVNNEGEGDPFYEVMGIVTLEDVIEEIIKSEILDETDLYTDNRTKRRVSHHERKQQDFSIFKLSENEMKVKISPQLLLATHRFLSTEVEPFKPAHLSEKILLRLIKHPSVVQELSYDDKNKLAPQHFLFQRNKPVDYFILLLQGRVEVEFGKEALRFENGAFAYYGVPAIMPTVHRSPSRSSGLDRSDSMLYGGSLGQLNGGGSVYLPDYSVRQLTHLQVIKITRSHYQNALTATLMDSSPQTPDTDARPTDGNTPDLPVPEQSGDHLLPPRETRPSLARTRGQQSSVPHSTSLLNEKNRIVRSKSDGQNSPSDSVFLRMDEISYIREEHSDGTNDTASVAIETDAPSSFISALSLSGSEDTLGKKLLLKLSHKKRKKSREGDKTPEETSEQPLVKT, from the exons ATGGCTGCGGAAGATGTAGCTGCCCGGTCCCGAACCGCCCCCCTCTTCCCCAGGGTACCCTTCTCCCCAGCCCGGctgctgttcctctctctcctctccctctgcctcatccCCTCCCCGTCCCTCGCCCTGCTCGGCTTCCGTCCGGAGGAGACCGGGGGAGAGCTGTCCGTGGACGACGGGGTGCTGAAAGCCACGGAGGGAACCCGCTTCATGCTGCGGGTCTACTACGCCTCATCCCCACAGAGGCTCAACCGGACCGCTGGGGCCAGAGCCAACGCCGCTCCCTGGATAGCATTCATCGAGGAGCCGAGGCCGGGGAGAGAGGGGCAGGTCCACCCGAAGCGGAATATGTGCATGGATAAAAACGCCAGGAGCTCGGATATTGAGATCTTGGGCTCTTTCAAGTCCGCTTCGAGTCAGAACTCCGTGTTGGTGGAAGTATTGGCTAAGAACCTGCGCAGGGGAGAGAAGATGAAGTACTATTCGATTTGCGCCTTCGACGGGTCCAAATGGGAGCACTACCGGACCCGGGATTTCTGGGTCGCCGTGGTGGAGCGCGGGGCTGAACCGGACCTCTGGCTTCAAGTGTTAGTATCGGTTCTGTTACTGGCCCTCTCGGCGCTCTTCAGTGGCCTGAACCTCAGTCTGCTCGCGTTGGACCCGGTGGAGCTCCAGGTTCTGCAGAACAGCGGCACGGACAAGGAGCAGAAATACGCGAGGAAAATCGAGTCCGTGCGGCGGCACGGTAACTACGTCCTGTGCACTTTGCTGCTGGGCAACGCGCTGATCAACGCAGCGCTCGCAGTGTGGATGTGTCAGATCCTGGGGATGACCTGGTTGTCCACCATTATCTGCGCGTTTGGGATCTTTTTCATTGGGGAGATCCTGCCACACTCTGTTGCGTCGCGGCACGGCCTGGCCATTGCGTCCAAAACCATCTGGGTAACCCGTCTTCTCATggttctctccttccccatctcctACCCCATCAGTAAACTCCTGGACTTCATCCTCCATCAGGAGATCAGTAACTTTTATACGCGGGAAAAACTCCTCGAGATGCTGCGTGTGACCGACCCGTACCACGACCTGGTTAAAGAGGAGCTCAACATCATACAGGGTGCGCTCGAGCTCCGGACCAAGACTGTAGAAGATGTTCTGACTCCGCTAACCGACTGCTTCATGCTCACCTCGGAAGCGGTGCTAGACTTCAACACCATGTCGGAGATTATGCAGAGCGGCTACACGCGCATCCCGGTGTTCGAAAACTTGCGGTCGAACATTGTGGATATTCTGTTCGTGAAGGACTTGGCGTTCGTTGACCCGGATGACTGTACCCATCTGAAGACCATAACACAGTTCTATAAACACCCCATGCACTGTGTGTTCAACGACACCAAACTGGACGCCATGCTGGAGGAGTTCAAGAAGg gcaagTCCCACCTGGCCATCGTCCAGCGGGTCAACAACGAGGGTGAGGGTGACCCCTTTTATGAGGTCATGGGCATCGTGACCCTGGAGGACGTTATAGAGGAGATCATCAAGTCAGAGATACTGGACGAGACTGACCTCTACA CTGATAACCGTACTAAGCGTCGTGTTTCTCACCATGAGAGGAAGCAGCAGGACTTCTCCATCTTTAAGCTGTCGGAGAACGAGATGAAGGTGAAGATCTCTCCCCAGCTCCTCCTCGCCACGCACCGCTTCCTCTCCACAG AGGTGGAGCCCTTCAAGCCAGCCCACCTATCAGAGAAGATCTTACTGCGTCTCATTAAACACCCCAGTGTGGTCCAGGAGCTGAGCTACGATGACAAGAACAAACTGGCCCCACAGCACTTCCTGTTTCAGAGAAACAAACCTGTTGACTACTTCATCCTGTTACTACAG GGTCGTGTGGAGGTGGAGTTTGGTAAAGAGGCTCTGAGGTTTGAGAACGGAGCGTTCGCCTACTACGGGGTGCCTGCCATCATGCCCACCG TCCACAGATCCCCCTCCCGTAGCAGTGGTCTGGACCGGTCTGACTCTATGCTGTATGGGGGCAGTCTGGGCCAACTCAACGGAGGGGGGAGCGTCTACCTGCCTGACTACTCTGTTAGGCAGCTCACACACCTGCAGGTCATTAAG ATCACCCGTAGCCACTACCAGAACGCCCTAACAGCCACTCTGATGGACAGCTCCCCCCAGACCCCCGACACAGACGCCCGGCCCACAGACGGGAACACTCCCGACCTCCCTGTCCCGGAGCAgagtggagaccacctcctccCCCCCAGAGAGACCCGGCCCAGCTTGGCCAGAACCAGAGGACAGCAGTCCTCCGTCCCACACAGCACCTCTCTGCTCAACGAGAAGAACCGCATCGTCC GCAGTAAATCAGACGGTCAGAACAGCCCCAGTGACTCCGTGTTCCTCAGGATGGATGAGATCTCGTACATCAGAGAGGAGCACTCAGACGGCACCAACG acacagcCTCTGTTGCTATAGAAACGGACGCCCCCTCCTCTTTCATCAGTGCTCTGTCTCTGAGTGGATCAGAGGACACACTGGGCAAGAAACTACTGCTCAAACTCA GTCACAAGAAGAGGAAAAAGTCTCGGGAAGGAGACAAGACACCTGAGGAGACATCAGAGCAGCCGCTGGTCAAGacctag